A stretch of the Planktothricoides raciborskii GIHE-MW2 genome encodes the following:
- a CDS encoding PilN domain-containing protein, whose product MYSIDINFLNDRPDYKPPDISKPIPGKQTSTASLPFLIGGAAVAVAAICSAGGWWWIVTTKNAQLQAEITKLESESGLLEAEVKKVEELENKTKQYNEQTKFFTSIFNTSVKPLSSLLDELSSILPPGMQLSQISQTLKPAEGENIQANTPWGVISQDIEITGLSPSFAEVNDLLLILKSSPFFNEKETALVEAELIEIPIQVEWTGIGDAPENLTPKVVQYKISTKATNVLASEILPDLQRTNAQGLLSRLNRLQQLGVKFDDTSK is encoded by the coding sequence ATGTATTCTATTGATATTAATTTTCTTAATGACCGACCTGATTATAAGCCACCGGATATTTCCAAACCAATTCCAGGTAAACAGACATCCACTGCCAGTCTTCCTTTCCTGATTGGGGGGGCAGCGGTGGCGGTGGCTGCCATTTGTAGTGCCGGGGGGTGGTGGTGGATTGTCACTACCAAAAATGCCCAATTACAAGCAGAAATTACAAAATTAGAAAGTGAAAGTGGTCTGCTAGAAGCTGAAGTGAAGAAAGTTGAAGAACTGGAAAATAAAACCAAGCAATATAATGAGCAAACTAAATTTTTTACCAGTATCTTTAACACTTCAGTCAAACCCTTATCCTCTTTGCTAGATGAATTGAGTAGCATTCTGCCTCCTGGGATGCAACTTTCCCAGATTAGTCAGACCTTGAAACCAGCAGAAGGAGAAAATATTCAAGCCAACACTCCTTGGGGGGTGATTTCACAAGATATAGAAATTACTGGACTTTCTCCTAGCTTTGCCGAAGTGAACGATTTGCTATTAATTCTGAAAAGCTCTCCTTTTTTTAATGAAAAAGAAACTGCATTAGTGGAAGCAGAGTTAATAGAGATTCCCATACAAGTAGAATGGACGGGAATTGGGGATGCGCCAGAAAATTTAACTCCCAAAGTGGTGCAATATAAAATTTCAACGAAGGCCACCAATGTTCTGGCTTCAGAAATACTCCCAGATTTACAAAGAACAAACGCACAAGGACTATTAAGTAGGCTGAATCGATTACAACAATTAGGGGTGAAGTTCGATGACACTAGCAAGTGA